From Candidatus Binataceae bacterium, one genomic window encodes:
- a CDS encoding DUF3179 domain-containing (seleno)protein — MNENHHFSDNEGSSARCVNLALIISGLLLVGLVGGCNRRADSGFSAQTESPAIRLPAGGGLVADGLPAGAVRTLSSPAMVAAGEGKAPKPEERIIGVVVNHQPRAYPLNLLAEHEVVNDQIGDQPVLVTFCPLTESAIVFSRTIDDQAVNFEASDDLYQDNLVFSDDKTHSLWSQIEGSAIRGALKGHILTVLPSVVTSWEIWHKFHPDSLVMAGPDVDAKDPFAALEKSSTPPFATGKLDSRLPAKAMVLGILSKEGKPQAFPFAGLSQFSGKAIHTTLDGHTYDIVFDPKSRTAGVALDGKHVAAYTGYWFAWAAFHPRSELIAEPMQLHVDEPDNFHITEAMTAVREGQSATLLNDGKVLVAGGDSGGPTELDSAEIYNPQTHHWVATGKLVHPRGGQTATLLRDGTVLLAGGLQNHAVSKEAELYDPKTGTFTLIHPMNSARLGHTATLMPDGTVLIIGGQGVNQTSASAEIYHPQTRSFTLTKGELHDARAYHTATLLKDGRVLIVGGLSNRSNFLNSAEIYDPKTGTFSPTDHLMTARQSHDAALLPDGRVLILGGSSAEGTLRSTELYDPATGRFGPSRSMMVPREGATLVTLPDGRLLIVGGSISIRGQRVDMASAEFYDPRTGNFSPAGKMDLGRYKPTLTLLKDGTVLVTGRFADSGTPPTAVAELFRETSKPPSSIAGGPSKAANGHS, encoded by the coding sequence ATGAACGAAAATCACCATTTTTCGGATAACGAAGGATCAAGCGCCCGTTGCGTCAACTTGGCGCTCATCATATCGGGTCTGTTGCTGGTTGGGCTGGTTGGCGGCTGCAACCGACGAGCCGATTCGGGCTTTTCCGCCCAGACCGAAAGTCCGGCGATCAGACTCCCTGCAGGCGGCGGTCTGGTAGCCGACGGCTTGCCGGCGGGTGCGGTTCGTACCCTGAGCTCGCCCGCGATGGTGGCGGCTGGCGAGGGCAAGGCGCCCAAGCCGGAGGAGCGGATCATAGGCGTGGTTGTAAACCATCAGCCGCGCGCCTATCCGTTGAATCTGTTGGCCGAGCACGAGGTGGTCAATGACCAGATTGGCGACCAGCCGGTGCTGGTCACGTTTTGCCCGTTAACCGAAAGCGCGATCGTCTTTAGCCGCACTATCGACGACCAGGCGGTCAATTTCGAGGCCTCAGACGATCTCTACCAGGACAACTTGGTGTTCTCTGACGATAAGACGCACAGCCTTTGGTCGCAAATCGAAGGCAGCGCGATCCGTGGCGCGCTCAAAGGACATATCTTGACGGTGCTACCCAGCGTGGTGACCAGCTGGGAAATCTGGCACAAGTTTCATCCCGATAGCCTGGTGATGGCGGGACCGGACGTGGATGCCAAAGATCCTTTCGCGGCCCTGGAGAAATCTTCCACCCCGCCCTTCGCTACCGGTAAACTCGATTCGCGCCTGCCGGCCAAAGCCATGGTGCTGGGCATCCTGTCCAAGGAGGGAAAACCTCAGGCCTTTCCTTTTGCGGGCCTCTCGCAGTTCAGCGGCAAGGCGATCCATACCACCTTGGACGGGCATACCTACGACATTGTCTTCGATCCCAAGAGCCGAACCGCGGGGGTCGCGCTCGATGGCAAACATGTGGCCGCCTATACCGGCTATTGGTTCGCTTGGGCCGCCTTCCATCCCCGGAGCGAACTGATTGCCGAACCGATGCAGTTGCACGTCGACGAACCCGATAACTTCCATATCACCGAAGCGATGACAGCGGTGCGCGAGGGGCAATCAGCCACCTTGCTCAATGACGGCAAGGTGCTGGTAGCCGGCGGCGACAGCGGTGGTCCAACCGAGTTGGACAGCGCCGAGATTTACAATCCCCAAACTCACCATTGGGTAGCCACCGGCAAGCTGGTCCATCCGCGCGGTGGGCAAACCGCCACGCTCCTGCGTGACGGTACCGTGTTGTTGGCAGGCGGATTGCAAAATCACGCCGTTTCCAAGGAAGCGGAGCTTTACGATCCCAAAACCGGCACCTTCACTCTGATCCATCCGATGAACTCGGCACGCCTAGGGCACACAGCCACCCTGATGCCCGACGGCACGGTGCTGATCATCGGTGGCCAGGGTGTGAACCAAACCTCTGCTAGCGCGGAGATCTACCACCCTCAGACCCGAAGCTTCACTTTGACCAAAGGCGAGTTGCACGACGCTCGCGCTTATCATACCGCGACTCTGCTGAAGGACGGGCGGGTGCTGATCGTGGGCGGCTTGAGCAATCGCTCCAACTTTCTCAACAGCGCTGAAATCTACGACCCCAAAACCGGCACCTTCAGCCCTACCGACCACCTCATGACCGCTCGCCAATCCCATGATGCCGCCCTGCTGCCTGACGGCCGGGTTTTAATCCTGGGGGGAAGCAGCGCGGAGGGAACCTTGCGTAGCACCGAGCTTTACGACCCCGCAACGGGTCGCTTCGGCCCGTCCCGCAGCATGATGGTTCCGCGCGAAGGTGCTACGCTGGTCACCCTGCCCGACGGCAGATTGCTTATTGTCGGCGGCTCGATCTCCATCCGAGGCCAGCGCGTGGATATGGCCTCGGCGGAGTTTTACGACCCCAGAACCGGAAATTTTTCTCCCGCCGGCAAGATGGACTTGGGGCGCTACAAGCCTACTCTGACGCTGCTTAAGGATGGTACGGTCCTGGTAACAGGTCGTTTTGCCGATAGCGGCACGCCGCCCACTGCCGTAGCGGAGCTTTTCCGAGAGACCAGCAAGCCACCTTCTTCGATAGCTGGAGGCCCAAGCAAGGCTGCTAATGGTCATTCGTAG
- a CDS encoding DUF692 domain-containing protein: MDRRQFPALGCGIGLRRQHYEALLATHPAIDWLEIISENFMVPGGRPLAVLESVRTCYPIVCHGVSLSIGSSDPLDQAYLKQLKDLARRFHPAWISDHLCWTGAGGHNLHDLLPLPYHGQVVAHVARRVREVQDILQQPIALENISSYLSWRSSELEEWDFVRAVAEEADCAILLDINNIYVNAFNHGFDPHRYIDAIPAERVIQYHLAGHSNFGSYLLDSHDQPICATVWELYDYAVARLGPLPTLIEWDDKLPTLEELIRVANHARSRQSSPFAELATIQAR; the protein is encoded by the coding sequence ATGGACCGCCGACAATTCCCCGCCTTGGGATGCGGGATCGGTTTGCGCCGGCAACATTATGAGGCGCTGCTGGCAACCCATCCGGCGATTGATTGGTTGGAAATCATCAGCGAAAATTTCATGGTACCCGGCGGTCGCCCCCTGGCGGTACTGGAATCGGTACGCACCTGCTATCCGATCGTCTGCCATGGTGTGTCGCTGTCGATTGGATCCTCCGACCCCCTTGACCAGGCCTACTTGAAGCAGCTCAAGGACTTGGCGCGGCGCTTCCATCCCGCCTGGATCTCGGACCATTTATGTTGGACCGGCGCTGGCGGGCACAATCTCCACGACCTGTTGCCTCTCCCCTACCACGGTCAGGTGGTCGCGCATGTCGCGCGCCGGGTTCGCGAAGTTCAGGACATTCTGCAACAGCCAATCGCGCTGGAAAACATCTCCAGCTACCTGAGCTGGCGTAGCAGCGAGCTGGAGGAGTGGGACTTTGTGCGTGCGGTAGCGGAAGAAGCCGACTGCGCCATTTTGCTTGACATCAACAACATCTACGTCAACGCCTTCAACCACGGCTTCGACCCTCACCGCTATATCGATGCCATCCCGGCCGAGCGCGTAATCCAGTATCATCTCGCGGGTCATTCCAACTTTGGTAGTTACCTGCTCGATAGCCACGATCAGCCCATTTGCGCCACGGTCTGGGAGCTTTACGACTATGCTGTGGCCAGACTGGGCCCGCTCCCCACCCTGATCGAATGGGATGACAAGCTGCCGACGCTGGAAGAGCTCATCCGGGTAGCCAACCATGCTCGCTCCCGACAAAGCTCTCCGTTTGCCGAGCTTGCGACCATCCAAGCGCGTTAA
- a CDS encoding DNA-binding domain-containing protein, with translation MNLRELQLGLCRLITATPGEEPAELARAIFKRELTDVIAGDDRLPPRARIGIYAEAYFERLRRILCEEYPACTQVIGETAMSDLVRAYLSAHPPSTPSVFHAGRLMPDFIRSHAQRFPPYLSDLARLERTLIEVFHAPDAQCLNLADLRTLTPAQWPDLVLHTHPALQIEALAYTVGDILSQLDKQPHASAEARPCILLIWRQSDVVYFRELNSAENAALQLVQQGAPFAQVCTEIVNRDGDMDAAAINAMLNRWLADGLLAG, from the coding sequence ATGAATCTGCGTGAGCTGCAACTCGGTTTGTGTCGTCTGATCACTGCCACACCAGGTGAAGAGCCGGCCGAGCTGGCCCGCGCCATCTTCAAGCGAGAACTCACCGACGTTATCGCAGGTGATGATCGCTTACCGCCCAGGGCCAGGATTGGGATCTACGCCGAAGCTTACTTCGAGCGCCTGCGCCGCATTTTGTGCGAGGAATATCCGGCCTGCACTCAAGTGATCGGGGAAACGGCGATGAGCGACCTCGTTCGTGCTTACCTGAGCGCTCATCCTCCTAGCACGCCTTCGGTTTTCCACGCCGGCCGGCTAATGCCAGATTTTATCCGTTCGCACGCCCAGCGCTTTCCACCCTACCTGTCCGATCTTGCCCGACTTGAGCGGACGTTGATTGAAGTCTTTCACGCGCCCGATGCGCAATGCCTAAACCTGGCGGACTTGCGCACATTGACGCCCGCCCAGTGGCCAGATCTCGTCCTGCACACTCACCCCGCGCTGCAGATCGAGGCGCTCGCATATACGGTTGGAGACATCTTGAGCCAGCTTGATAAACAACCGCATGCTTCGGCCGAAGCTCGCCCATGTATTCTGCTGATCTGGCGCCAATCCGACGTGGTATACTTTCGTGAGCTGAACTCGGCTGAAAACGCCGCTCTGCAGCTCGTCCAGCAAGGTGCGCCATTTGCCCAAGTGTGCACCGAGATCGTCAACCGCGACGGGGATATGGACGCAGCCGCGATTAACGCGATGCTTAACCGCTGGCTGGCCGACGGCCTGCTTGCCGGCTGA
- a CDS encoding MFS transporter, translated as MDGEAAADAALHAPAQDNRQSLLALDCLNFFLGDLQSGVGPFVASYLRAQQHWDVGRIGLVMSAQSFAVLVVQVPAGALVDWLRAKRLLAASAALMLGVGCLAIALARDLLSVCAGETLIGIAMAVFGPVIAALTLGIVGSHAFARRTGRNQGFNHAGTVIASLMAGLVGHFLGFADVFYLSSATSLVVMASALAIRENDIDHALAREAGRNLHDQLQIAKISALLKDRRILILVLSVVLFHLSNAAMLPLAGEMVSSREHSFAALFMALCILISQLTMAPIAVLAGRSADRIGRKPIFLIGFASLPLRALLFALVHQPSLIIAGEILDGVGSGIFGVLLVIVAADLARGTGRFNLLQATLATAIACGATASNLLAGFLVQHEGFRIGFLSLGVVGVGAILTLATLMPETAPSRTVDLAYP; from the coding sequence GTGGATGGCGAAGCGGCGGCGGATGCGGCCTTGCACGCACCGGCGCAAGACAATCGGCAAAGCCTTCTCGCTTTGGATTGCCTCAATTTTTTTCTCGGCGACCTCCAGTCCGGAGTCGGACCTTTCGTCGCCAGTTATTTGCGGGCTCAACAGCATTGGGACGTGGGTCGGATCGGCCTCGTCATGTCGGCGCAAAGTTTCGCCGTACTGGTTGTTCAGGTGCCAGCGGGAGCACTGGTAGACTGGCTGCGCGCCAAGCGCCTGCTGGCGGCCAGCGCGGCTTTGATGCTGGGAGTGGGTTGCCTCGCGATCGCGCTGGCTCGCGATCTGCTCAGCGTATGCGCAGGCGAAACCCTCATCGGCATCGCCATGGCGGTTTTCGGCCCGGTGATCGCCGCACTTACTTTGGGCATCGTCGGTAGTCACGCCTTCGCTCGCCGTACCGGCCGCAATCAGGGCTTCAATCACGCCGGCACCGTGATTGCCAGCCTTATGGCCGGCCTGGTGGGCCACTTCTTGGGTTTTGCCGATGTTTTCTATTTGTCCTCTGCCACCTCGTTGGTGGTAATGGCATCGGCGCTGGCAATCCGCGAAAACGATATCGATCACGCACTGGCCCGGGAGGCTGGTCGCAACCTCCACGACCAACTGCAGATCGCTAAAATCAGCGCATTGCTCAAGGACCGGCGAATCCTAATCTTGGTGTTGAGCGTGGTGCTGTTCCATCTGTCCAATGCGGCGATGTTGCCTTTGGCGGGCGAGATGGTCTCCAGTCGCGAGCACTCCTTCGCTGCCCTTTTTATGGCGCTTTGCATCCTCATATCCCAGCTTACGATGGCCCCAATCGCGGTGCTGGCTGGAAGATCCGCCGACCGGATAGGTCGCAAACCAATTTTTCTCATCGGGTTCGCCAGCTTGCCCTTGCGCGCCCTGCTATTCGCGCTTGTTCACCAACCCAGCCTCATAATCGCAGGCGAAATTCTAGACGGCGTTGGCTCGGGAATTTTCGGAGTGCTTTTGGTGATCGTTGCCGCCGACTTGGCGCGGGGAACCGGCCGCTTCAACCTGTTGCAAGCCACACTGGCTACCGCAATCGCCTGCGGCGCTACCGCCAGCAACCTGCTCGCCGGCTTCTTGGTCCAGCACGAAGGTTTTCGGATAGGCTTCCTGAGCCTTGGTGTGGTTGGCGTAGGCGCGATTTTAACCCTGGCCACTTTAATGCCGGAGACCGCACCCAGCCGCACCGTTGACCTAGCTTATCCGTAG
- a CDS encoding NHL repeat-containing protein, translated as MYVTNAGALGVYLANPTADEPPIATVTSGLTRPYGVALDSSGKIYVADSAADTVNIYPPEPQGNESPTVTITQGLSGPTGIALDGSGKIYVANELSGAVQIYGANPSGDEPPEATITQGLSDPMGLAVGPDGKLYVADYGGWLAIYPANADSGTAPAVVIRSELGTPDAVALDPAGNIYVADASGSVNLYAADPIGDQPPLVMITNSLLIPSGVALDAGGKIYVSDVDADNVKVYAASPRGDEPPLATLVTAINLPLGVAVGP; from the coding sequence TTGTACGTCACCAATGCGGGGGCGCTTGGGGTTTACCTGGCCAATCCGACCGCCGATGAGCCACCGATAGCCACGGTAACCAGCGGCCTGACCCGACCTTATGGCGTGGCGTTGGACAGTTCCGGAAAGATTTACGTTGCTGACAGCGCGGCTGACACGGTCAACATTTACCCGCCGGAACCGCAGGGAAACGAATCGCCGACGGTGACGATTACCCAGGGTCTGTCGGGGCCAACGGGGATCGCGTTGGATGGCAGCGGGAAGATTTATGTCGCCAACGAATTGAGCGGCGCGGTGCAGATTTACGGTGCCAATCCCAGTGGCGATGAACCTCCCGAAGCGACTATTACTCAGGGACTCAGCGATCCAATGGGGTTGGCGGTGGGTCCGGACGGTAAGCTTTACGTGGCCGACTACGGCGGTTGGTTGGCGATATACCCGGCCAATGCGGATAGTGGTACCGCGCCCGCCGTGGTGATCAGAAGTGAGCTGGGTACCCCCGATGCGGTTGCACTCGATCCGGCCGGTAATATTTACGTCGCTGACGCCAGCGGCTCGGTTAACCTATACGCAGCCGATCCTATCGGCGACCAGCCACCGCTCGTTATGATCACAAACTCGCTTCTGATTCCCAGCGGGGTTGCCTTGGACGCAGGCGGCAAAATTTACGTTTCCGATGTCGATGCGGACAACGTGAAGGTCTATGCGGCTTCTCCACGGGGCGACGAACCGCCGTTGGCGACGCTTGTCACGGCGATCAATTTGCCGCTGGGGGTCGCGGTTGGACCATAG
- the accD gene encoding acetyl-CoA carboxylase, carboxyltransferase subunit beta, with protein sequence MAGSPQTSAQNDLWLKCPSCKEIAFRKEVERNLNVCLKCAYHFRVTVEQRLAITVDRASWRELLADLAIGDPLHFHDSKPYPERLRQARANCGRNDAVVVGTCRIGGQRAALGIIDFKFMGGSMGVVMGEKLARLFDYARAHKLPVVVFSSSGGARMQEGILSLVQMAKVAAAIGRLRDSRLPYVSVCCDPTTGGVAASFAMLGDLNVAEPGALIGFAGRRVIEQTINQKLPDEFQRSEFLLAHGMLDAIVPRAQMSATLAKLLALLHR encoded by the coding sequence ATGGCGGGTTCTCCACAAACTTCGGCTCAAAACGATCTGTGGCTCAAGTGTCCCTCATGCAAAGAGATTGCCTTTCGCAAGGAAGTCGAACGCAATCTCAACGTCTGCCTGAAGTGCGCCTACCACTTTCGGGTAACCGTGGAGCAGCGTCTGGCAATCACGGTTGACCGCGCCAGTTGGCGCGAGCTCCTGGCCGACCTAGCAATTGGCGACCCGCTGCATTTTCACGATTCCAAACCGTATCCCGAGCGACTGCGCCAGGCGCGAGCGAACTGCGGCCGTAATGATGCAGTTGTGGTCGGAACCTGCCGTATCGGTGGGCAGCGCGCCGCGTTGGGAATTATCGATTTCAAGTTCATGGGCGGAAGCATGGGCGTGGTGATGGGCGAGAAACTGGCTCGCCTGTTCGATTATGCTCGTGCCCACAAGCTGCCCGTAGTGGTCTTCAGCTCCTCGGGTGGGGCGCGCATGCAAGAGGGCATTCTGTCCCTAGTTCAGATGGCCAAGGTGGCGGCTGCGATCGGACGCTTGCGCGACAGCAGGCTGCCGTACGTGTCGGTTTGTTGCGATCCAACCACTGGCGGCGTGGCTGCCTCGTTCGCGATGTTGGGCGATCTCAATGTGGCCGAGCCCGGTGCTCTTATCGGATTCGCCGGTCGGCGTGTGATCGAACAGACCATCAATCAAAAGCTGCCCGATGAATTCCAACGCTCGGAGTTCTTACTGGCCCATGGCATGCTCGACGCGATCGTGCCGCGGGCACAGATGAGCGCAACCTTAGCTAAGTTGCTCGCTCTGTTGCACCGGTGA
- the trpA gene encoding tryptophan synthase subunit alpha, with protein sequence MQSNGRIARMFAQLRARNEAALIPFIFAGDPDLEHTQALALELAQRGADLIELGIPFSDPMADGPANQRAGARGMAGGGTLSAVLGMVSQLRQFTQVPLILFGYANPFLHYGSERLCADAGAAGVDGLLMVDMPPEESGELAQPARAAGLDLIYLLAPTTPLERARRIARAASGFLYYVSVTGVTGARTEVAADLAQHIQALRQVTELPLGVGFGISTPAQAAQVASYADAVIVGSVLSQLIEACGKSERLLPTVCGLVAEMKQAMRGARGGAQVA encoded by the coding sequence ATGCAAAGCAACGGACGAATCGCGCGGATGTTTGCCCAATTGCGCGCTCGCAACGAGGCCGCGCTGATTCCCTTTATTTTTGCCGGCGACCCGGATTTGGAACATACCCAGGCCTTGGCACTGGAGTTGGCCCAGCGTGGTGCCGACTTGATCGAGTTGGGCATTCCTTTTTCCGATCCAATGGCTGATGGTCCCGCCAACCAGCGCGCCGGTGCCCGCGGGATGGCGGGTGGAGGCACTCTCAGCGCGGTTCTGGGGATGGTCAGCCAGCTCCGTCAGTTCACCCAGGTGCCTCTGATTCTGTTCGGCTACGCCAATCCGTTTTTGCACTACGGCAGCGAACGGCTGTGCGCGGACGCGGGCGCCGCGGGCGTCGACGGTTTGCTGATGGTTGACATGCCGCCGGAAGAAAGCGGCGAGCTGGCCCAACCTGCACGCGCGGCCGGCTTGGACCTTATCTATTTGCTGGCGCCTACCACGCCGCTTGAACGCGCCCGCCGGATAGCCCGGGCTGCCAGCGGTTTCCTCTATTATGTTTCGGTGACTGGGGTAACTGGGGCGCGCACTGAAGTCGCGGCTGATCTGGCGCAGCATATTCAGGCTTTGCGTCAAGTCACCGAGCTGCCGCTGGGAGTCGGGTTCGGCATCTCCACCCCAGCCCAGGCGGCGCAGGTGGCTTCATATGCCGACGCGGTTATTGTCGGTAGCGTTCTGTCGCAGTTGATCGAAGCCTGCGGCAAGTCCGAGCGTTTGTTGCCCACGGTCTGTGGGCTGGTGGCCGAGATGAAACAGGCGATGCGCGGGGCGCGCGGCGGCGCACAAGTGGCATAG
- the trpB gene encoding tryptophan synthase subunit beta has product MQSLPDKHGRFGQFGGQWVAETLMPALQELEQAYRVARRDPSFKRELEYYSREYIGRPTPLYFARNLSEKLGGAKIYLKREDLCHTGAHKVNNTLGQALLAVRMNKPRITAETGAGQHGVATATMAALFKRQCEVFMGSLDVQRQALNVFRMKLLGAKVRAVDAGSKSLKDALNEALRDWITNVRDTYYLIGTAAGPHPYPMIVRDFQSVIGREARRQITAREGRLPDLLIACVNGGSNAIGLFYPFIKDAQVRMVGVEAAGLGVSSGAHAATLVAGSVGVLHGNKTYLLQDELGQIRETHSIAAGLDYPGVGPEHAYLRDSGRAEYVAVTDAEALAALQTLSETEGIIPALESSHAVAHVLRLAPGLPREAIVVVCLSGRGDKDMQGVARALGVSL; this is encoded by the coding sequence ATGCAAAGTCTGCCTGACAAACATGGGCGCTTTGGCCAATTCGGCGGGCAATGGGTGGCCGAGACCCTGATGCCGGCGCTGCAGGAATTGGAGCAGGCGTATCGCGTCGCACGACGCGATCCGAGCTTCAAGCGGGAGTTGGAATACTATTCGCGCGAATACATCGGCCGGCCTACGCCTTTATATTTTGCGCGCAATCTTAGTGAGAAGCTGGGTGGGGCCAAAATTTATCTCAAGCGCGAAGATCTCTGTCACACCGGCGCGCACAAGGTCAACAACACCTTGGGTCAGGCGCTGCTGGCGGTGCGGATGAACAAGCCGCGCATCACCGCCGAAACCGGAGCCGGCCAGCATGGAGTGGCCACCGCGACGATGGCGGCGTTGTTTAAGCGTCAATGCGAGGTTTTCATGGGCTCGCTCGACGTGCAGCGCCAAGCGCTTAACGTGTTTCGTATGAAGCTGTTGGGCGCCAAGGTGCGGGCGGTAGATGCCGGCAGCAAGAGCCTCAAGGACGCCCTCAACGAGGCTTTGCGCGACTGGATAACCAACGTGCGCGATACTTATTATCTGATTGGGACGGCGGCCGGGCCTCATCCCTATCCGATGATTGTACGAGATTTTCAAAGCGTAATTGGGCGCGAGGCGCGGCGCCAAATCACGGCGCGGGAGGGGCGCTTGCCCGACCTGCTGATAGCGTGCGTCAACGGCGGCAGCAACGCCATTGGACTGTTCTATCCATTCATCAAAGACGCCCAGGTGCGTATGGTCGGGGTCGAGGCGGCCGGCTTGGGTGTTAGCAGTGGTGCCCACGCCGCCACCCTGGTGGCCGGGAGCGTGGGGGTCCTGCACGGCAACAAGACCTACCTGCTGCAGGATGAGTTGGGACAGATTCGCGAGACTCACTCGATCGCGGCCGGGTTGGATTATCCCGGGGTCGGCCCCGAACACGCCTATCTGCGCGACAGCGGGCGCGCCGAGTATGTTGCGGTGACAGACGCCGAAGCGCTGGCGGCCTTGCAAACCCTGTCGGAGACCGAAGGCATCATCCCCGCCCTGGAGAGCTCGCATGCAGTTGCCCATGTGTTGCGCCTGGCACCCGGCTTGCCGCGAGAAGCGATTGTGGTGGTCTGTCTGTCGGGACGCGGCGACAAGGATATGCAGGGGGTGGCGCGAGCCTTGGGCGTAAGCCTGTAG
- a CDS encoding phosphoribosylanthranilate isomerase, which translates to MKVKICGVTRVEDALAACEYGADYVGLNFYRGTVRCVELSQAIAIRDAVGGKVALVGVFVNPTRAEVAQRLQQVGFDLLQIYSDRPQIREDWPVPVIHPIGFKAAQPGPLAALSSPQDGLPRLFLIDQFDPLRYGGTGRAIELDQLRGLELGRCFVAGGLKPDTVAAVAALGPYGVDVASGVESAPGIKDRTMLRSFIENAKSA; encoded by the coding sequence GTGAAGGTAAAAATCTGCGGCGTGACCCGAGTCGAGGATGCGCTGGCGGCGTGCGAATATGGCGCGGATTACGTAGGCTTGAACTTTTATCGCGGGACTGTGCGCTGCGTCGAGTTGTCCCAAGCAATCGCAATTCGCGATGCCGTGGGGGGGAAGGTCGCGTTGGTTGGGGTCTTCGTCAATCCCACACGGGCTGAAGTGGCGCAGCGGCTTCAGCAGGTGGGCTTCGACCTGCTGCAAATTTACAGCGACCGCCCACAGATTCGCGAGGACTGGCCGGTACCGGTAATCCATCCGATCGGGTTTAAGGCCGCACAGCCCGGCCCGCTTGCGGCCTTGTCGTCCCCGCAGGATGGATTACCGCGGCTGTTCCTGATCGACCAGTTCGATCCGCTGCGCTACGGTGGCACCGGGCGAGCGATCGAGCTTGACCAGTTGCGCGGCCTGGAACTGGGCCGCTGCTTTGTTGCCGGGGGGCTGAAGCCCGATACAGTGGCGGCGGTGGCTGCGTTGGGGCCGTACGGCGTCGATGTCGCCAGTGGTGTAGAGAGCGCACCCGGAATCAAGGACCGTACGATGCTGAGGAGCTTTATCGAGAATGCAAAGTCTGCCTGA
- the trpC gene encoding indole-3-glycerol phosphate synthase TrpC → MSSFLERIFAAKRVEVGELNRRVPLAEMRARAAASPAPRPFIQGLRQRHPAIIAEIKRASPSKGDIQPGLDPAAVAQAYVEGGAAAISVLTDVHFKGSLADLRAVRRAVNVPLLRKDFIFDPYQIYQARAEGADCVLLILAMLAPAQVGELLALAGDLGLAALVEVHDRTELEQAERMGAALIGINNRDLHSFATDLAVTERLAASYHGSALLVSESGIDGPHDVRRLYRAGARAFLIGESLLRAGEPAARLALMAGALEERDQALG, encoded by the coding sequence GTGAGTTCGTTTCTGGAGCGGATCTTTGCCGCCAAGCGGGTCGAGGTTGGTGAGCTCAACCGGCGGGTGCCGCTGGCGGAAATGCGCGCGCGGGCTGCGGCCAGCCCCGCGCCACGTCCCTTTATCCAAGGGCTGCGCCAGCGCCACCCTGCGATTATCGCCGAGATCAAAAGGGCCTCGCCCAGCAAGGGCGACATTCAGCCGGGACTGGATCCGGCTGCCGTGGCGCAGGCCTACGTCGAAGGCGGCGCGGCGGCCATCTCGGTCCTCACCGACGTTCATTTCAAGGGTTCGCTAGCGGATTTGCGCGCGGTTCGCCGGGCCGTAAATGTACCACTGTTGCGCAAGGATTTTATCTTTGATCCCTATCAGATTTACCAGGCGCGAGCCGAGGGAGCCGACTGCGTTTTGCTGATCCTAGCGATGCTCGCACCCGCTCAGGTCGGCGAATTGCTGGCCTTGGCTGGAGACCTTGGATTGGCGGCTCTGGTGGAGGTGCACGATCGCACCGAGCTGGAGCAGGCCGAGCGGATGGGGGCGGCGCTAATCGGGATCAACAATCGCGACCTGCACAGCTTCGCCACGGATTTGGCGGTAACCGAGAGATTGGCAGCTTCCTACCATGGATCCGCTCTATTGGTGTCGGAGAGCGGCATCGACGGACCGCACGACGTGCGCCGCCTGTATCGAGCCGGGGCGCGCGCCTTTCTAATCGGCGAGAGTTTGCTGCGCGCGGGCGAGCCGGCGGCGCGGTTGGCCCTGATGGCGGGCGCGCTGGAAGAAAGGGACCAGGCCCTTGGCTAA